ACGCAGCCGCCCGCCCGCTTCACGGAGGCCAGCCTGGTGCAGTCGCTGGAGGCCGCCGGGATCGGGCGTCCCAGCACGTACGCGAGCATCCTGGGCACCATTCAGGACCGCGGGTACGCCACGAAGAAGGGTCAGGCGCTGATTCCGTCCTGGACGGCGTTCGCCACGAGCGCCCTGCTGGAGCACCACTTCGGGACGCTGGTGGACTACGACTTCACCGCGAAGATGGAAGAGGACCTCGACGAGATCGCCGGGGGCCGCGAGAGCCGCGTGCCGTACCTGAAACGCTTCTACCTGGGGGACCAGGGGCAGGGCATGGCGCTGAAACCCACCATCGAGCGGCAGATGGGCGAGATTGACGCGCGCGGCATCGCCACCATCCGCGTGCCGAAACTGGAGGGCAGCGGCGTGGAGGTCCGCGTGGGCCGTTTCGGGCCGTACATGGAACGCGGCGAGCAGAAGGCGAACCTGCCCGAGGACCTCGCGCCGGACGAACTGACCGCCGAGAAGGCCGAGGAGATTCTCGCGCGGCCCAGCGGCGACCGGCCCCTGGGCACCGACCCGGACACCGGGATGCCCGTCGTGGCCCGCGCCGGACGCTACGGGCCCTACGTGACGCTGGGCGACACGAACCCGCCGGCACGCAGCGCCAGCCTCTTCCCCGGCGACGACCTGGGCACCCTGAGCCTGGAGCGCGCCCTGCAACTCCTGACCCTGCCCCGACTGGTCGGCAGCAGCGACGGCGAGGAAGTGTGGGCGTTCAACGGCAAGTACGGCCCGTACCTGAAACGCGGGAACGACAGCCGCAGCCTCGCCACGCACGAGCAGCTGTTCACGGTGACGCTCCCCGAGGCGGAGGCGCTGTTCCTGCAACCGCGCTTCCGGGCACGCGCCGCCGCCGCCGGACCGCTGCGGACCTTCGAGTTCCCGGGCCGCGCCGCCATCCAGCTCAAGGACGGCCGTTTCGGACCGTACCTGACCGACGGCGAACGCAACGCGACCCTGCGCAAGGGTGAAACGCCGGAGAACCTGACCGCCGAACGCGCCCTGGAAATCCTGGAGGAACGCGGCAAGGAACCCAAGAAGAAACCTGGCAAGACCGGGGCGACGAAGAAGGCCGCGCCCAAGCCCGGTGCGACCAAGACCACCGCGAAGGCCGGGGCGAAGAAACCAGCCGCCAAGTCGACCGCCAAGAAACCTGCGGCGAAGAAGCCCGCCGCGAAGGCCGCACCCGCCAAAGCCACCTTCACCTGGGCGGACCTGCAACCCCACCTGGGCGTCCTGAGCGACCCTGAACGCCGCCTCGTGACCGCCACGCGCGGCGAGGGCCGCAAGGTCGAGGACGTCGCGCCGGAACTCGGCTTGGAAATCAAGAAAGCCAAGGGCATGGCCCTGCAGGCCAGCAAGAAACTCAATCAGGCCGCGCGCGGCGAATAACGAGTCATACGGACTCGGATTGAATGGGCTGCAAAGCCCGTTCAATCCGAGCGAAGCGAGTGGGAGCAACACGGGTTCCGGACGTGGAGCCGGCAATCCGGTGAAGTTCCGGATTGTTGGCGAAACAAACGGAATCCGTATCATACGGACACCGATTGAACGATCTGTACAGCCTTTCAACCGGAGTCCGTATCAGTCGAGCGCTCCCCTGCCAGCACTCCTCAGCCGCACTGTCCGTCAGCCCCAGCGGAGGAGCTGTGGGCGCTTCACCGAACCCCAATCAAACCGCTGCGGCGGTCACATGAGGCAACGCGCCGACAGTCACCCGCTTAGGGTCGTACCCATGAAACGCACCCTTGCCCTGGCCCTCGCCCTTCTTCTGCCCACCGCCGCTGCCGAGGTCAAAAGAGTCCCCGGCACCGACACCTACTACAACTACAGGACCGACGCCATGACGGACGCCAACCAGAGCTTCGTCGTCATCGCAGAGATCAACGACACCACCGCCGAAACCACCCTGGATCTCATCTGCCGGGGCGGCAACGTGGAAATCTACCTGAACACCAAGAACGACCTGCTCAGCGCCGACGACTACGACCTGGAACGCGCGCCGAACATCATGTACCGCGTGGACGCCCAGCAGGCCAAGACCATTCCCACCGTCGTCACCACCAACAACGACGAGCCCGACTACACCACCCTCGGCTTCGACGAGGCCCGCACGCAGATCATGCTCGCGGCCCTCACGAACGCCCAGCAGAAGATCACGATCCGCATCCTCCGCAACGGCGCCAGCGCCCTGGACTACACCTTCTCCACGAAGGGCTTCAAGGACGGGATGCGGATGATCAAACACTGCAAGTAACCGCACCATTCCCGACCCCGCCCCTCCGGCGGGGTTTTTCCTCTCGCCACCCATTACACACCGGATGACACACAACGCGAGAAGCCAGGGTTTTTGGACCCTGGCTTCTTCGTGTTCAAGTCGTCCGGGACGACTCTTTTTTGGTGGAGGCTTGGGGATTCGAACCCCAGACCCTCCGCTTGCAAAGCGGATGCTCTCCCGCTGAGCTAAGCCCCCTCAGCGCCCGGCAATGTATCAGAGGAGTGCGGTTCTGGCAAGGGGGGGTGGCGTAGGCCGTGCGGCGGAGGCTGCCCGGATCGGGGGCGGATAGAGTGGCGGGCATGTTCCGTCGCCGCCTTCCTCTGCCACCGTTTCCGCCGGGTGGGGTGCTGGTGGGGGGCGCGGCGCGTGATTGGTTGCGTGGGGTGGCGGCGAAGGATTTCGACTGGATGGTGCCAGACCCGGCCGGGGCGGCGCGGGGGCTGGCGGGCGCGCTGGGTGGGTCGGCGTTCGAGCTAGACGCCGAACGGGGGTACTGGCGGGTGTCGGCGGCGGGTGGGGTGCAGCATGATCTGGTGCCGCGCCCGGCGGACGTGGCGGAGGACCTGCGGCGGCGGGATTTCACGGTGAATGCGCTGGGGGTGCTGCCGGGTGGGCGGGTGCTGGACGTGGTGGGCGGGCAGGCGGACCTGCGTGCGCGGAGGCTGCGGATGGTGTCGCGGGAGAATCTGCGCGCGGATCCGCTGCGGGCGTGGCGGGCGGCGCGGTTCGAGCTGACGCTGGGGTTCCGGCTGGAGCCACTGACGGAGGCGGCGGTGCGGGAGGTCGCGTCGGATCTGGCGGCGGGTCGCCTGCCGCTGCCCGCGTGGGAGCGGGTGCGGGATGAGGTGCACGCGCTGCTGCGCTCGGCGGACGCGGCGCGGGGCGTGGGGCGGCTGGAGGAGCTGGGCCTGCTGACCCTGACCGTGCCGGAGTTGCGCGAGGGGCTGGGCGTGACGCAGGGTGGCTTTCATCACCTGGACGTGTTCGCGCATGGGGTGGAGGCGCTGCATCAGCTGATCGGGCGCTTCCCGGACGCCCCGGTGCCGCTGCGCTGGGCGGCGCTGCTGCATGACGTGGGCAAACCCCGCACGCTGGCGCGGGACGAGCTGACCGGGCGGGCGTCGTTCCACGGGCATGACAAGGTCGGGGCGGCCCTCACGGCGCAGGTGCTGACGCGCCTGAAACTTCCGGGCGAGGAGGTGCGGCACGCGGCGGCGCTGGTCGGGGCGCACATGGTCCCGCTGCCCGCCAGCGAGCGGGAGGCGCGGCGTTTCGTACACCGCCGCCGCGCGCTGCTGCCGGACCTGCTGGCGGTCATGCTGGCGGACCGCGAGGCGGCGCGCGGCCCGCTGAGCAGCGAGGCGTCCCGCCGGGCGTACGCGCGCGGCATCGAGCGGGTCCTGGCGGCGCTGGAGGAGCAACCCAGCGCCCCGCCCCCGCTGCTGCGCGGCGAGGAGATCATGGCCCTGCTGGGCGTGCCGCCGGGCCCCCGCGTGGGCGAGGCGACCCGCGCGCTGGCCGAGGCGGCAGCCCTGGGCGAGGTGACCACCCCTGACGAGGCCCGCGCGTTCCTGCGCGCCTGGAACGCCGCAAACTAGCCGGGTCCGGGGGCCGTCAGCATTCCGACAGTCCGGGGGGGCTATCCTGGCCCGGTCATGAACGCGCTCCACCCCGACCGTACCCTCGATGCCCGCCCCGTCACGCCGCAGTGGGTGACGGACGCGGTGTTCTACCAGATCTTCCCCGACCGCTTCGCCCGGTCGGGCCGCGTGCGGGGCCTGAACCTGCAGGAGTGGGGGGACACGCCGCACTTCAACCGCTACATGGGCGGGGACCTGTGGGGCGTGGCGGCGAAACTGGATTACATCCAGAGTCTGGGCGTGAATGCCATCTACTTCTGCCCGGTGTTCCAGTCGGCCAGCAACCACCGTTACCACACGCACGACTACTACCAGGTGGACCCCATGCTGGGCGGGAACGAGGCGCTGCGGCACCTGATCGACGAGGCGCACGCGCGCGGTATGCGCGTGGTGCTGGACGGCGTGTTCAATCACGCCAGCCGGGGGTTCTTCCAGTTCAACGATCTGCTGGAGCAGGGTGAGGCGAGCGCGTACCGGGACTGGTTCCACGTGGACGGCTGGCCGCTGCACCCGTACGACGACGCGCGGCCCGCGAACTACGCGGCGTGGTGGGGGAACCGCGCGCTGCCGAAGTTCAACACGGACAACCGCGCGGTGCGGGCGTTCCTGTGGGACGTCGCGGAGCACTGGATCCGTTTCGGGGTGGACGGCTGGCGGCTGGACGTCCCGAACGAGATCGACGACGATTCGTTCTGGCAGGAGTTCCGGCGGCGCGTGAAGGCCATCAACCCGGACGCGTACATCGTCGGGGAGATCTGGGGCGACGCGCACCGCTGGTTGCAGGGCGACCAGTTCGATGCGGTCATGAACTACCACTTCACGCGGCCCTGCCTGGCGTTCTTCGGGGCGCACACGCTGGATCACCCCATGAACGAACGCAGCGGCACGGGGCGCATTGACGCCATGGACGCCGCCTCGTTCGCGCACCGCATGACCGAGGTCACGCAGATGTACCACCCGGACGTGGTGCGCGTGCAGCTCAACCTGCTCGACTCGCACGACACCGCGCGCTTCCTGACCGCCGTGGGCGGCGACCACTCGGCGTTCCGGCTGGCGACGGTGTTCCAGATGACGTACGTGGGCACGCCCTGCATCTACTACGGGGACGAGGTCGGCCTGCCCGGCGGTCCGGACCCCGACTGCCGCCGCGCGTTCCCCTGGGACGAGGGGGCCTGGAATCAGGAGACGCTGGCCCTGACCCGCAAACTCACGGCGGCCCGTCACGCCAGCCCGGCCCTGCAGCGCGGGGACTTCCACGTGACGCACGCGCAGGGCGAGCAGCTCGTGTACGCCCGCCGTCACGCGAGCGGCACGGCGCTGATCGGCCTGAACGCGGGCCGCGAGGACGCCCACCTGCCCTTCACGGGCGTCACGCCCGGCGACTACCGCGACGTCATCACGGGCCGCACCGTGCACCTGACCGGCGACACGCCCCTCAGCGTCCCCGCGCGCGGCGCGATGGTGCTGGTGCCCCTGGGGTTGTAGGTTGTCGGCTGTGGGTTGTAGGGAATGCATCCGGTGTTCCCACAACCCACACCCCACGTCCCACAACCGTTACAGCAGAATCACGTCCACGTCGTCGCCGGGCTGCACGGCCTGACCTTCGGGGACGATGACCAGGGCGCCCGCGTCACTCAGGGACCGGAGGATGCCGCTGCCCTGCTGGCCGTAGTCGTGGACCGTGCCGCCGTCGATCACGCCGCGCCAGAAGGCGGTCTTGTCCGGCAGGGCGCGGAATGGGGTGGCGGCACGCAGGCGCAGCGTCTGCGGGGGCTGGCCGGTCAGGGCGGGCCGGACGATCACGTGGAACACCACGAGGCTGCTGACGGGGTTACCGGGCAGGCCGAAGACGGGCAGGCCGTTCCAGCCGCCCAGGATGGCGGGTCCGCCGGGGCGCATGCGGACCTTCCAGAAGCTCACGCGGCCCTGCTCGACCAGCAGGTCGCGCATGAAGTCGTATTTGCCCATGCTGACGCCGCCGCTGGTCAGCAGGACGTCCGCGCCGCCTGCCGCGTCAATGGCCGACTGGAGGGCCAGGGGGCTGTCGGGCGCGTGCCCGAGCGGGAGGACCTCGCACCCGGCTTCCAGCAGCATGGCGTGCAGGCCGACGCTGTTGCTGTCGTACACCTGCCCCGCGGTCAGGGGCTGCCCGGGCGGGACGACCTCGTCCCCGGTGGAGAGCAGCGCGACCCGCAGGCGGCGCTGCACGCTCAGCTGCGCGTGCCCCAGGGCCGCCGCGAGTGCCAGCCGGGGCGCCGTGAGGACCTGCCCGGCGTGCAGGACGACCTCGCCCGCACGGAAGTCCCCGCCTTCATGGCGAACGTCGGCGGGACTGGCCGCGCGGCGCAGGAGCACGCCTTCAGGGCCGTCGTCGGTCAACTGCTCGACCGGGCAGATGGCGTCCGCGCCCGCCGGGAGGGGCGCGCCGGTGTAGATCCGCACGCACTCGCCCGCGCCGACCGTCCCGGTGAACGCCGCCCCGGCGCGGCTCTCGCCGATCACGCGCAGGCGCACCGGGGCGTCCGGCGTCGCGCCCAGCGTGTCGGCCTCGCGGGCGGCGATGCCGTCCAGGGCACTCTCGGTGGCGCTGGGGTGACTGACCAGCGCGGGCACGTCGTGGGCCAGGGTGCGGCCGTACGCCTGCGCCAGGGGCACCGTCTCGGGGGTCCGTTCGGGCAGCAGGGCGCTCAGGTGCGCGCGGGCGTCGGTCACGCTGACGTGCATCGGGAAGGTCGGGGCGGTCATGAAGGCAGGATAGGCGCGCGGCGCACGCAGCGCAGCCCCGGCCCGTCTAGCCTGAAGGGATCATGGTGGGTTGGAGGCGGGCCCTGTGGGCGATTCTGGGTGGCGCGGCGCTGTTCGCGCTGGGCCTGACCGGCATCTGGCTGGCCGGGTGGTGGCCGGGGCAGCAGGCGGGGCAGCGGACGGCCCTGCCGCCCGCGCCGCGCGTGGAGGGGCAGGCACCCTCAATCCCGCCTCCGGAGGTCCCGGCCGAACCGGTGGTGGAGGTCACTCCTGTTCCTCCGGCACCCGTCACCGCGCCCGGGGCACTG
This region of Deinococcus sp. JMULE3 genomic DNA includes:
- a CDS encoding HD domain-containing protein, with amino-acid sequence MFRRRLPLPPFPPGGVLVGGAARDWLRGVAAKDFDWMVPDPAGAARGLAGALGGSAFELDAERGYWRVSAAGGVQHDLVPRPADVAEDLRRRDFTVNALGVLPGGRVLDVVGGQADLRARRLRMVSRENLRADPLRAWRAARFELTLGFRLEPLTEAAVREVASDLAAGRLPLPAWERVRDEVHALLRSADAARGVGRLEELGLLTLTVPELREGLGVTQGGFHHLDVFAHGVEALHQLIGRFPDAPVPLRWAALLHDVGKPRTLARDELTGRASFHGHDKVGAALTAQVLTRLKLPGEEVRHAAALVGAHMVPLPASEREARRFVHRRRALLPDLLAVMLADREAARGPLSSEASRRAYARGIERVLAALEEQPSAPPPLLRGEEIMALLGVPPGPRVGEATRALAEAAALGEVTTPDEARAFLRAWNAAN
- a CDS encoding glycoside hydrolase family 13 protein, translated to MNALHPDRTLDARPVTPQWVTDAVFYQIFPDRFARSGRVRGLNLQEWGDTPHFNRYMGGDLWGVAAKLDYIQSLGVNAIYFCPVFQSASNHRYHTHDYYQVDPMLGGNEALRHLIDEAHARGMRVVLDGVFNHASRGFFQFNDLLEQGEASAYRDWFHVDGWPLHPYDDARPANYAAWWGNRALPKFNTDNRAVRAFLWDVAEHWIRFGVDGWRLDVPNEIDDDSFWQEFRRRVKAINPDAYIVGEIWGDAHRWLQGDQFDAVMNYHFTRPCLAFFGAHTLDHPMNERSGTGRIDAMDAASFAHRMTEVTQMYHPDVVRVQLNLLDSHDTARFLTAVGGDHSAFRLATVFQMTYVGTPCIYYGDEVGLPGGPDPDCRRAFPWDEGAWNQETLALTRKLTAARHASPALQRGDFHVTHAQGEQLVYARRHASGTALIGLNAGREDAHLPFTGVTPGDYRDVITGRTVHLTGDTPLSVPARGAMVLVPLGL
- the glp gene encoding gephyrin-like molybdotransferase Glp, with amino-acid sequence MTAPTFPMHVSVTDARAHLSALLPERTPETVPLAQAYGRTLAHDVPALVSHPSATESALDGIAAREADTLGATPDAPVRLRVIGESRAGAAFTGTVGAGECVRIYTGAPLPAGADAICPVEQLTDDGPEGVLLRRAASPADVRHEGGDFRAGEVVLHAGQVLTAPRLALAAALGHAQLSVQRRLRVALLSTGDEVVPPGQPLTAGQVYDSNSVGLHAMLLEAGCEVLPLGHAPDSPLALQSAIDAAGGADVLLTSGGVSMGKYDFMRDLLVEQGRVSFWKVRMRPGGPAILGGWNGLPVFGLPGNPVSSLVVFHVIVRPALTGQPPQTLRLRAATPFRALPDKTAFWRGVIDGGTVHDYGQQGSGILRSLSDAGALVIVPEGQAVQPGDDVDVILL